CGGGTGAGGTCGCAGACCTCGGCCACGGTGAGGAAGTACGTGGGGAAGCCGAGCGCCCCGATGACGCCCAGCTCCTCGTCCATGCGGTGCCGCACGCGCTGCAGGTGGGCGAGCGAGGCGCCCGGGTAGCGGGTGTGGACGGCGCCCTCGCAGCGGGCGCGCAGCACGGCGCCGGCGTCCTCGACGGTGCGCACGGACGGGCCGGCCACCAGGTGCGGCTCGGGCAGGTGGACCGCGCCGATGCCGAGGTCGGCGCGCGGGTCGAGGTGGCAGCGGGCGGCGAGGCGCTCGGTGTCGGCCAGCAGCTGGGCGGCGCCGCCGGACTCGTGGGCGCGAGGCGCGCCGGCGGCGGTGGCGACCCTCTCGGCGAGGTCGCGCATCGCCGCGGCCGGCTTGAGCCAGCCGTGGCCGGTGGCCCTGTCGAGGTGGCGGGAGGCCAGCGGGACCAGGCGGCGGGCGGCGTCGAGCACGTCGGCGGTGGCGGCGCCCTCCGGGCCGCCGTGGCGCACGGCGTTGGTGAGGACGGCGGGCACGCCGGCCTCCCGGGCCAGGGCCAGGGTGCGCGCCGCGTGCCCGAGGCTGGCGGGGGTGCCCTCGGGGCCGAGGTGGCAGACCACTTCCACGGCCAGGCAGCCCAGCGGCAGTGCGGAGTACCAGCGGGCCAGCAGGGCGCGGGCGAGGTCGGGGCGGCGGGCCAGCAGCGCGCGGCCCACCTCGCTGTCCGGCCCGAGCAGCACGGTGAGCGCCGGGGCGCCGGAGGCGGGGTCGAGCGCGTGCTCGGCGATCTCGGCCAGGGTGGTCACCGGGGTGCCGCGTCGGCCGCCGACCGCGCTCAGCGAGCCGGGCGCCTCGCCGCGGGCGTGGGCGGCGGTGGACAGCCGGCACAGGCGGGCCCAGCCCGCACCGGCCGGCAGCGGCGGGTCGCCCGGGTCCGGGGTCCAGCCCGCTGCCGCGGTCAGGGAGGTGCTGGAGCCGTGGGCGAGGACGACGACGCGGGGCAGCCGCGCGTCCACGGCGGCTCCGCCGCGCACCGGCGTCCTGCCTCGTCCCCCAGCACTCCCGTGATCATGGTCCCCCGCAAGCGGGAGGTGCCCCCAGTTGTGCACACGCAGGTCGCTGGGCTCGACGGCGAGGTCCATCCCCAGCAGGGGGACGAGACCCTCCTGGGCGCACGCGACGGCGTGCTTGACCGCGCCGCGCAGCCCGTCGCGGTCGGTGAGCGCGAGGGCGCGCTGGCCGTCGGCGGCGGCGCGCTCGGCGAGGGCCGCCGGGGTGTCGGTGCCGTGCTGCAGGCTCCACCCGGAGGCGACGTGCAGGTGCGTGAACGAGCGGGCGGGCTGTGACGGCGGCACCTCGCTCCTCCCCGGACCGGCCCGCGGTGAGCTCCGCGGGGCAGCAGACCGGGGAAGGTCGGCCTGGTCGAACTCCTGTTCGACTCCAGGGACACTACACGCCCAGCGACACCCCGCGCAGGGGGACCGCTGCAGGCACTGCTCCAGGCGGGTGACCCGTCCCCGACCTGGGCCGACGACTTCGAGTGGTTGCTGACGACAACCGGGCGTAGCGTCGCGCCGTCGTCGAGGACGCGGCACGGAGGAGGAGATCGATGTCCACCGCGAGCGCTGCCCCCGCGGGCACCGAGGGCTCCATCAGGAGCCTCATCCCCGCACGCATCGACCGGATGCGCTGGGCGCCCTTCCACACCCGGATGATCATGGCGCTCGGCACCGCCTGGATCATCGACGGGCTCGAGATCACCGTGGCCGGCGCTCTCAACCCGATCCTGCAGGACAAGGCCGCGCTGGGGATGTCGGTCACGGAGACCGGGCTCATCGCCACCGTCTACCTGGTCGGCCAGGTGGTCGGAGCGCTCGTCTTCGGCCAGATCTCCGACGCGCTCGGCCGCCAGAAGCTGTTCATGCTGACCCTGCTGGTCTACCTCGGCGGCAACGCCCTGACGGCGCTGACGTGGAACGGAGAGGTCTCCGGCCTGGTCTTCCTGTACCTCACGAGGTTCATCGCCGGCGCCGGCATCGGCGGGGAGTACGCGGCCATCAACTCGGCCATCGACGAGATGATGCCGGCGCCCTACCGGGGCCGCGTGGACATCGGCGTCAACGGCACCTACTGGGCGGGCTCGATCATCGCCACCCTGGGCACCTACCTCCTGCTCGACACCATGCCGATCAGCTGGAGCTGGCGGGTGGCGTTCCTCATCGGCCCGGTCCTGGGCATCGCGATCCTCTTCCTGCGCCGCCACCTGCCGGAGAGCCCCCGCTGGCTGCTCATGCACGGTCGCGAGCAGGAGGCCGAGGACAACATCGCCGCCATCGAGCGCCAGGTGGAGGAGAGCGGCCAGCACCTGGCCCCCGTGGACGACTCCAAGGCCATCGAGGTCCGGCCCGCCCCCACGCAGGGGTACTTCACCCTGGCGCGGGTGCTCTTCAAGACCTACCCCTCGCGAGCCGCGCTCGCCGCCACGCTGATGATCACGCAGTCGTTCCTCTACAACGCGATCTTCTTCACCTACACGACCGTGCTCACGGCGTACTACGGGGTCGCCGCCAGCAACACCCCGCTCTACCTCATCGGGTTCGCCCTGGGGAACTTCATCGGCCCGCTCGCACTGGGCCCGCTCTTCGACACCTGGGGCCGCAAGAAGATGATCGCCGGGACCTACCTGCTCTCGGGGGTCCTCCTGGCCGTCACCGCCGTGCTCTTCAACGCGGGCGTGCTCAACGCCGTCACCCAGACCATCGCGTGGGCGGTCATCTTCTTCTTCGCCTCGGCGGGCGCCAGCTCGGGCTACCTCACCGCCAGCGAGCTGTTCCCCATGGAGGTGCGGGCCAAGGCGATCGCCATCTTCTTCGCCATCGCCCAGCTCTGCGGCGCCGGCGCCCCGCTGCTCTACTCCTCGCTCATCGGGAGCCTGTACGACCCCTCCGTGACCCGGCTGTTCATCGGGTACCTCCTCGGCGCGGCAGTCATGGTCATCGGCGGCGTGGTGGCGGCGTTCCTGGCGGTGGACGCCGAGGGCAAGTCCCTCGAGGACGTCACCGCCCCCCTGTCCGCCGTGACCTCGCGGCCTCGCGCCACCGGCTGAGACGGCTCGACCTCGATCGGAGGGCCGTCACCGATCAACACCGGCTGCCCTCGATCGGAAGGCCGTCACCGATCGACACCGGCCCGGCTCGGCGGTGCCGGCCTGACCGCCGATGCCGGCCTCCGTCCGCCAGGCGAGCAGCCGCCCGAGCCCCGAGCCTCCACCGCAGGTGACCTGGGTCAGTTCCGGAACTGACCCAGGTCACCTGCGGTGGAGGCTCCAGGACCGACGCATCCGCACCTGACCGTGGTCACTCCCGGACTGACCACGGTCAGGTGCTGGGTCGCGACCCCGACACGAGACGTCGGAACCACACGCCAGTTCCGACGCTTCACGCCAGGATCCGGCACCTCGGCGCGGCGCAGCGCGCTCGACACAGGCGCCGGCCCTCCCGGACGAGCGGCGTGACGAGCGGCGTGACGAGCGGCGTGACGAGCGTCGGCAGGGTGATGGAGCGCAGGTCGAGGCGCGCACCGGAACGTGCGGACGCCCCAGGGGTCTGCGGCGGGGTCGGGTGGGCGGGGGTCACGCTCTGTCCTGCTCGGCCGGACACCGCGGCACCACCACGACCGAACGCGGCCCTCGGACCCATCGGGTCCCCGGGTCGGTGCCGCGCCCGGTCGAGCTCAGGAGGCGGCGAGCGGCAGACCGCCGAGCCAGACCCGGACGTCGAGCAGCGCGGCGACCTGGCCCGTGAACGCCTCGGCGCGGGCGAGGTGGGCGTCCGCCTCGGACGCCTCGACGGCCGGTCCGCGACCGCTGTCGACGGCGGCGCGGCGCTCGGCCGCGGCCCCGAAGAAGAGCGCCCAGTCCTCCAGCTCGGGCGCCAGGGCCAGCAGCGACTCCCACACGTTGACGGGACCGCGACGACGCCCCCCGACCAGCTGGCGGGCGGCGACCACGGCGGCCCCGGCGCGCAGGGCGGCCAGGTGCGCCGCGACGAAGCGCTCAGCGGGGTCGAGCGCGGAGGCCGCCAGCGACAGCTCGGTGGCGGCCCGCTCGAGCAGCCGGACGGCACCCGCCGGCGCCGGCGGCCGCGCGGCGGGCACGGCGCCCTCGCCCGTGCGGGTGGTGGTGCGGCCCGCTGGACCGGTGCGGCGGGGCCGGACGGCGGCCACGTCAGTCCACCACCCGGACGAGGCGCCAGCGCGCGTCACCGCTGCCGGCACCACCGTCTCCGGCGGGCTCGCCGGCCAGCTCGAACGTGCCGGGCTCCGCCCCGAACCCGGCGCTGGCGACCACGCGCCACACCTGCTCGTCAGCAGCAGGTCCCGCCACCCGGGCTCCCGGCTCGCGGGCGAGCGCACTGCTGCCTCGCACCTCGACCGCCTCGCCGCGCAGCGCCCTGGCCGCCACGCCCTGCCACCACGGCAGGCGCGCGCTCCAGGTGGCCAGCACCTCGCGCACCACGAAGAGGCGGCCCCGCCAGACGAACGCGGACGGCTCTCCCGACCCGCCCTCGGCCACCTTCACGTGCACGACCTCGTCGAACGACCGGCTCACAGCTCCTCCTCCTGAGGCACTGGCGGCGCGGCCCCGGGGCTTCCCCTCCCCGGAGGCCGCGCCCGCCGACATCGAACATCCGTTCGACAGCAGCAGTGAAGCGCTGATCTCGCTCCCCGTCAACCCGCTGTCCACGGCGACGACGCTGCCACCGGGGTCTGACAACCCGCTCCCACCTGCGACGACGCACCGGTGAGCACTCGGTGGCCAGCCGGTGCGCGCCGCTGGGGAGGGCTGATGC
This genomic stretch from Quadrisphaera sp. RL12-1S harbors:
- a CDS encoding SAV_6107 family HEPN domain-containing protein, with product MAAVRPRRTGPAGRTTTRTGEGAVPAARPPAPAGAVRLLERAATELSLAASALDPAERFVAAHLAALRAGAAVVAARQLVGGRRRGPVNVWESLLALAPELEDWALFFGAAAERRAAVDSGRGPAVEASEADAHLARAEAFTGQVAALLDVRVWLGGLPLAAS
- a CDS encoding MFS transporter, whose translation is MSTASAAPAGTEGSIRSLIPARIDRMRWAPFHTRMIMALGTAWIIDGLEITVAGALNPILQDKAALGMSVTETGLIATVYLVGQVVGALVFGQISDALGRQKLFMLTLLVYLGGNALTALTWNGEVSGLVFLYLTRFIAGAGIGGEYAAINSAIDEMMPAPYRGRVDIGVNGTYWAGSIIATLGTYLLLDTMPISWSWRVAFLIGPVLGIAILFLRRHLPESPRWLLMHGREQEAEDNIAAIERQVEESGQHLAPVDDSKAIEVRPAPTQGYFTLARVLFKTYPSRAALAATLMITQSFLYNAIFFTYTTVLTAYYGVAASNTPLYLIGFALGNFIGPLALGPLFDTWGRKKMIAGTYLLSGVLLAVTAVLFNAGVLNAVTQTIAWAVIFFFASAGASSGYLTASELFPMEVRAKAIAIFFAIAQLCGAGAPLLYSSLIGSLYDPSVTRLFIGYLLGAAVMVIGGVVAAFLAVDAEGKSLEDVTAPLSAVTSRPRATG
- a CDS encoding DUF6504 family protein, which codes for MSRSFDEVVHVKVAEGGSGEPSAFVWRGRLFVVREVLATWSARLPWWQGVAARALRGEAVEVRGSSALAREPGARVAGPAADEQVWRVVASAGFGAEPGTFELAGEPAGDGGAGSGDARWRLVRVVD